A region of Selenomonadales bacterium 4137-cl DNA encodes the following proteins:
- a CDS encoding winged helix-turn-helix domain-containing protein, with translation MLDSIITSKTRIKMLLRFFLDSDRSAYLRELAKELGESSNAVRVELNHLSKAHLIECVSEGHTKCYRANKDHPLFFDLHNIVRKTLGIDKLLEHIVTRLGDVKVGLVTGDYARGIDSGIIDLLLVGNIDRVYLDELVRKAERYLSNRKIRCLCLSEEEFPRFLDRIRREKGILEIYRSDA, from the coding sequence ATGCTTGATTCAATCATTACCTCGAAAACACGCATCAAAATGCTACTGAGGTTCTTTCTTGATTCCGACCGTTCCGCCTATCTCAGAGAGTTGGCAAAAGAACTTGGCGAATCGTCTAATGCGGTGCGAGTTGAACTAAATCATCTCAGCAAAGCACATCTGATTGAATGCGTTTCTGAAGGACATACGAAGTGCTACAGGGCGAACAAAGACCATCCGCTGTTTTTTGATTTGCATAACATTGTCCGTAAAACTCTCGGCATCGACAAACTGTTAGAGCATATAGTGACAAGACTCGGAGACGTTAAGGTCGGCTTAGTAACTGGGGATTACGCCCGCGGGATTGATAGCGGCATCATCGATCTTTTACTCGTCGGCAATATTGACCGCGTCTATCTCGACGAACTTGTTCGCAAGGCCGAAAGATACCTAAGCAACAGAAAGATTCGCTGTTTGTGCCTTAGTGAGGAAGAGTTTCCCCGGTTTCTTGACAGAATCAGACGAGAAAAAGGGATATTGGAGATATACCGGAGTGATGCATAG
- a CDS encoding NAD-dependent 4,6-dehydratase LegB has translation MALNLKHKKILVTGADGFIGSHLTEELVRQGRDVRAFTLYNSFNSWGWLDSFPRDIKNSMEIFAGDIRDPHGVKQAAKGCDLILHLAALIAIPYSYHSPDTYIDTNIKGTLNVLQAARELAIEKVVHTSTSEVYGTAKFVPITEEHPLQGQSPYSATKIAADQLAISFYNSFSTPVAIIRPFNTYGPRQSARAIIPTVITQIASGARRLKLGALHPTRDFNYVKDTVRGFIAIAENDSSVGEVINIGSNYEVAIGETVQTIAEVMGAEIEVETEAIRLRPEKSEVERLWADNGKAKTLLGWEPQYGGKEGLKRGLAETVAWFNDSENLKNYKAFAYNI, from the coding sequence ATGGCTTTGAATCTTAAGCACAAAAAGATACTTGTGACCGGGGCGGACGGTTTTATCGGCTCACACTTGACCGAAGAACTGGTACGCCAGGGGCGCGATGTTCGAGCGTTCACCCTATATAACTCTTTTAACTCCTGGGGGTGGCTTGACAGTTTTCCGCGAGATATAAAAAATAGCATGGAAATTTTCGCCGGGGATATCCGTGATCCTCACGGGGTAAAGCAAGCTGCCAAAGGCTGTGATCTTATACTTCACCTGGCTGCCCTGATTGCTATTCCATACTCTTATCATTCCCCCGATACGTACATTGACACAAATATCAAAGGGACGCTTAACGTCCTGCAGGCAGCAAGGGAGCTAGCCATTGAAAAAGTTGTCCACACATCAACAAGTGAGGTCTACGGCACGGCAAAGTTTGTGCCTATTACCGAAGAGCATCCGCTTCAGGGGCAGTCTCCCTACTCGGCGACAAAGATCGCGGCTGATCAGTTGGCAATATCCTTCTACAATTCCTTCAGTACACCAGTGGCAATTATCAGGCCCTTTAATACCTATGGACCGCGCCAGTCGGCCAGGGCTATTATCCCGACCGTCATAACCCAAATTGCCAGCGGTGCTCGTCGTCTAAAGCTCGGTGCTTTGCATCCCACCAGGGATTTCAACTATGTAAAAGATACGGTACGTGGTTTCATTGCCATAGCCGAAAATGATTCTTCTGTAGGAGAGGTCATTAATATCGGCAGCAATTATGAAGTAGCGATAGGTGAAACCGTACAAACGATTGCCGAAGTTATGGGTGCCGAGATAGAAGTAGAAACAGAAGCAATAAGGCTGCGGCCAGAAAAAAGTGAGGTTGAACGCCTCTGGGCGGACAACGGAAAGGCCAAAACATTACTGGGATGGGAACCTCAATACGGAGGAAAAGAAGGCCTGAAACGGGGGTTAGCGGAGACGGTGGCTTGGTTTAACGATTCGGAGAATCTAAAAAACTACAAAGCCTTCGCCTACAATATATGA
- a CDS encoding LegC family aminotransferase: protein MITYARSRNEIISAVKSCLPSQEKSIGLHEPCFAGKEWEYIKDCLDTGWVSSVGKYVDTFEEKLAEYTGVRRAIAVVNGTAALHIALKLVGVEQGDEVLAPAMTFIATTNAITYCGAIPHFVDSEKRTMGIDPYKLADYLSEIAEIRDSCCFNSHTGRRLKAVLPMHTFGHPVDLDPLVDICNRWRLELVEDAAESLGSYYKGRHTGNLGKVAALSFNGNKIVTTGGGGAILTNDEELGRIAKHITTTAKLPHKWAFNHDKVGYNYRLPNINAALGCAQMEQLPAFLANKRALAARYEQAFASVDGIEFFKETEFATSNYWLNAILLNDGFAAERDTILEMLHQNGLLARPAWTLMHKLPMYANNPRADLSTVENLEQRIINLPSSVFL, encoded by the coding sequence ATGATTACGTACGCCAGGAGCCGAAACGAAATTATCTCAGCTGTGAAAAGCTGCCTCCCTTCTCAGGAAAAGAGCATCGGCCTACATGAGCCCTGCTTTGCCGGCAAAGAGTGGGAGTACATTAAAGACTGCCTCGATACAGGTTGGGTTTCTTCGGTAGGAAAATACGTGGACACTTTCGAGGAGAAGCTGGCTGAATATACGGGTGTAAGAAGAGCAATAGCCGTTGTCAACGGAACAGCAGCCCTCCATATTGCCCTCAAACTGGTCGGCGTAGAGCAGGGAGACGAAGTGTTGGCTCCCGCCATGACCTTCATCGCCACCACGAATGCCATCACTTATTGTGGTGCAATACCGCATTTTGTTGATAGCGAGAAACGAACCATGGGCATCGACCCCTACAAACTTGCCGATTACCTATCGGAAATCGCCGAGATTCGCGATAGCTGTTGCTTCAACAGTCACACCGGGAGGCGGCTAAAAGCTGTACTTCCCATGCACACCTTTGGGCATCCGGTGGATCTTGACCCCCTAGTAGACATATGCAATCGATGGAGATTAGAGCTCGTGGAAGACGCCGCCGAATCACTCGGGTCGTACTATAAGGGCCGTCATACCGGAAACTTGGGGAAGGTTGCCGCACTCAGCTTCAATGGCAACAAAATCGTCACCACCGGCGGCGGGGGCGCCATCCTCACTAATGATGAAGAACTGGGGAGAATAGCCAAACATATCACGACGACGGCCAAGCTGCCTCATAAATGGGCATTCAACCATGACAAGGTAGGCTACAATTACCGACTGCCAAACATCAATGCCGCCTTGGGTTGCGCCCAGATGGAACAACTGCCCGCCTTTCTCGCCAACAAGCGCGCGCTGGCGGCAAGATACGAGCAAGCTTTTGCCAGTGTTGACGGGATTGAGTTTTTCAAAGAAACCGAGTTTGCCACAAGTAATTACTGGCTGAATGCTATATTGCTTAACGACGGTTTTGCCGCAGAACGCGACACAATCCTTGAGATGCTGCATCAAAACGGCTTGCTCGCACGGCCGGCATGGACGCTGATGCACAAGCTGCCTATGTATGCGAACAATCCGCGGGCAGACTTGAGTACTGTAGAAAACCTGGAGCAGCGAATCATCAATTTGCCCAGTAGTGTATTTTTATGA
- the neuC gene encoding UDP-N-acetylglucosamine 2-epimerase: MRKICVVTGTRAEYGLLYPIMKRIQDEPTMELQIVATGAHLSPEFGLTYKCIESDGFTIDAKVEMLLSSDTAVGVAKSIGLGVIGFAEVLDRLNSDILVVLGDRYEILAAVQAAMVARIPVAHIAGGDTTEGAIDEAIRHSITKMAHLHFVTNQQAANRVRQMGEDPQHIFCVGSPGIDAIKETPLLSRQELATELDFTFLEKNLLITYHPVTLESAAAKWQIEELLKALDYFGPTMGLIITKPNADTDGRIISEMIDSYVAGRTNAKAFVSLGQLRYLSTIAQVDVVVGNSSSGLYEVPSFKKPTVNIGDRQKGRLAAKSVIHSGYKSEEIRDAIHQALGYDCYDIENPYGDGNSASQIVAILNSYDNYKLLLKKHFYEWVVDRE, from the coding sequence ATGAGAAAGATCTGTGTCGTTACGGGTACGCGGGCAGAATATGGCTTGTTATATCCAATTATGAAGCGAATTCAGGACGAACCAACGATGGAGTTACAGATCGTGGCGACCGGAGCCCACCTATCTCCGGAGTTCGGTCTTACATATAAATGCATAGAAAGCGACGGCTTTACAATTGATGCCAAGGTGGAGATGCTGCTATCCAGTGACACCGCGGTGGGAGTAGCCAAATCGATAGGGTTAGGAGTTATCGGTTTTGCCGAGGTGTTGGATCGCCTGAATTCCGATATCTTGGTCGTCCTTGGCGACCGTTACGAAATACTCGCCGCCGTGCAGGCGGCCATGGTAGCCCGGATTCCCGTCGCCCACATCGCTGGTGGTGATACGACCGAAGGGGCCATTGATGAGGCCATTCGACATAGCATCACAAAAATGGCGCATCTTCATTTTGTCACAAACCAACAAGCGGCAAACCGGGTGCGGCAGATGGGTGAGGACCCGCAGCACATCTTTTGCGTCGGAAGTCCCGGCATTGACGCAATAAAAGAGACGCCCCTGCTTTCGCGACAGGAGTTGGCTACTGAGTTAGATTTCACCTTCTTAGAGAAAAATCTACTCATTACCTATCACCCGGTTACCCTGGAGAGCGCTGCAGCGAAATGGCAAATCGAAGAACTGCTGAAGGCGCTGGATTATTTCGGACCGACAATGGGGCTGATTATTACCAAACCTAACGCCGATACGGACGGAAGAATTATTAGCGAAATGATAGATAGCTATGTAGCCGGGCGGACAAATGCCAAAGCTTTTGTCTCCCTCGGCCAGCTCAGATATTTGAGTACTATAGCGCAGGTTGACGTTGTTGTAGGAAACTCTTCCAGCGGATTATACGAGGTACCAAGCTTTAAAAAACCCACCGTGAACATCGGTGACAGGCAAAAGGGCAGACTTGCTGCCAAATCAGTAATCCATAGTGGCTATAAATCGGAGGAAATTCGCGATGCCATCCACCAAGCCTTAGGTTATGACTGCTACGATATCGAGAACCCTTATGGCGACGGCAATTCAGCTTCTCAGATAGTGGCTATATTGAATTCCTATGACAACTATAAGCTGCTTCTCAAGAAACATTTCTATGAATGGGTTGTTGATCGTGAATAG
- the neuB gene encoding N-acetylneuraminate synthase codes for MNRHVFIIAEAGVNHNGSVELAKKLIDAAVQAGVDAVKFQTFSADSLVSGDAPKAEYQRVASGLQESQYKMLKKLEMDEAMHNTLMHYSTYSGIEFLSTPFDENSLDLLSNRLGLNRIKIPSGEITNAPFLLKIARTGKQVILSTGMSTLGEVETALGVLAFGYLGGKSKPSPHAFARAFASTGGHRKLQQKVTLLHCTTEYPAPFEDVNLQAMDTLRKAFGLPVGYSDHTDGIAVAIAAVARGAVLVEKHLTLDKRLPGPDHKASLEPDELTVLVRSIRQVEQALGTGLKVPATTEIKNRLVARKSLVATQDIGRGEPFSESNLSVKRPGDGLPPLRYWDMLGRKATKNYCKDERILE; via the coding sequence GTGAATAGACATGTATTTATCATTGCTGAAGCTGGAGTAAACCATAACGGCTCAGTCGAGTTGGCCAAAAAGCTAATCGACGCCGCTGTCCAAGCCGGGGTTGACGCGGTAAAGTTTCAGACGTTTTCCGCCGACAGCCTGGTTAGCGGGGACGCACCCAAGGCTGAGTACCAACGGGTTGCATCCGGGCTGCAAGAATCCCAATACAAAATGCTCAAAAAACTGGAGATGGATGAGGCTATGCACAATACCCTTATGCATTACTCCACGTACAGCGGAATCGAATTTCTCTCTACACCGTTCGATGAAAACAGCCTTGACCTTCTTAGCAATCGGCTCGGATTAAATCGTATCAAAATACCGTCGGGCGAAATCACCAACGCCCCGTTTTTGCTCAAGATAGCCAGAACGGGTAAGCAGGTAATTCTTTCGACCGGGATGAGCACCCTCGGAGAAGTCGAAACCGCATTGGGGGTATTGGCTTTCGGCTATCTCGGTGGTAAGAGCAAGCCATCACCACATGCGTTTGCCAGGGCGTTCGCATCGACGGGCGGACACAGAAAGCTCCAGCAAAAAGTGACCCTGCTCCACTGCACTACCGAGTATCCCGCCCCCTTCGAGGATGTCAACCTGCAGGCGATGGACACGCTCAGGAAGGCATTCGGCTTGCCGGTGGGGTACTCAGACCATACCGACGGCATTGCTGTGGCGATTGCCGCCGTCGCTCGCGGCGCGGTCCTTGTCGAAAAGCACCTCACTCTGGACAAGCGCCTTCCGGGACCGGACCATAAGGCGTCCCTTGAACCGGATGAATTGACTGTTTTGGTGCGATCTATCCGCCAGGTCGAGCAGGCGCTAGGTACCGGCCTGAAGGTACCGGCGACAACCGAGATCAAGAACCGCCTGGTGGCGAGGAAAAGCCTGGTAGCGACCCAGGACATCGGCAGAGGAGAACCTTTCAGTGAAAGTAATCTGTCCGTAAAGCGGCCGGGCGACGGCTTGCCGCCCCTGCGTTACTGGGACATGCTCGGACGTAAAGCAACGAAGAATTATTGTAAAGATGAGAGAATTTTGGAGTGA
- a CDS encoding acetyltransferase, with the protein MKLPVIVIGAGGHARILIDALVLTGREVIGIVDADVGRHGDKVLGIPVIGDDAAVFAHSPANVELVNGLGSIQSTESREKVYNKFKQAGYSFSVVIHPAATVAPDVRVGEGVQVMAGVVIQTGSRIGSNAIINTRASVDHDCAIGNHTHVAPGAVLSGGVQVGDDVHIGTGAIIIQGIKIGKGSLIAAGAVIVQDVLAGEKIMGVPGKAVKR; encoded by the coding sequence ATGAAGCTACCGGTGATCGTCATAGGCGCGGGTGGGCATGCCAGGATATTGATCGACGCTCTTGTGCTAACCGGCCGTGAGGTGATAGGGATAGTCGACGCCGACGTCGGGCGTCACGGCGACAAGGTACTAGGCATCCCGGTCATCGGCGACGACGCGGCGGTTTTCGCCCACTCGCCGGCAAACGTGGAACTCGTCAACGGACTTGGATCCATACAATCTACCGAATCGCGGGAGAAAGTCTACAATAAGTTCAAACAAGCCGGTTATAGTTTCTCCGTCGTGATCCACCCGGCGGCAACGGTCGCGCCCGACGTCCGGGTCGGCGAAGGAGTCCAGGTGATGGCAGGCGTGGTCATACAAACCGGCAGCCGTATCGGCAGCAACGCTATAATCAACACAAGGGCGTCCGTAGATCATGATTGCGCCATCGGCAATCACACTCATGTTGCTCCTGGAGCGGTATTGTCCGGCGGGGTACAAGTCGGCGATGATGTACACATAGGTACCGGCGCGATTATCATCCAGGGAATAAAGATCGGCAAAGGCAGCCTAATAGCTGCAGGCGCGGTAATAGTGCAGGATGTGCTTGCAGGAGAAAAAATAATGGGCGTACCCGGAAAGGCGGTGAAAAGGTGA
- a CDS encoding nucleotidyltransferase family protein codes for MKDWKRILISPTTAIIDAIEIIDAVATGIVLVVDDDNRLQGTVTDGDVRRAILKGIRLDEPINLIMNAHPTVARINDDKETILTRMKLKDLKQIPILDDSGRVVSMEMINDLIRTDERGNWVLLMAGGMGKRLNPLTNDCPKPLLKVGDKPILETIIQNFVYHGFMRFYISVNYKAEMIEEYFGDGAQWGVEIRYLREKEPLGTAGALSLITEPPGEPLLVMNGDLLTKVNFGHLLDFHKQHRACATMCVREYKLQVPYGVVQMDKHRLKGIIEKPVQQFFVSAGVYVLDPVVLKHIPKSTLIDMPALFERLISKELETAVFPVREYWLDIGRIGDFERANGEFAEVFR; via the coding sequence GTGAAGGACTGGAAAAGGATCCTTATCAGCCCCACAACAGCAATAATTGATGCTATTGAAATAATCGACGCCGTTGCCACCGGCATCGTTTTGGTAGTTGACGACGACAACCGCTTGCAGGGAACAGTAACCGATGGCGATGTCCGGCGTGCTATCCTGAAAGGCATCCGACTCGATGAACCGATAAACCTGATCATGAACGCCCACCCAACAGTTGCCAGAATCAATGATGACAAGGAAACGATTTTAACCCGCATGAAGCTTAAGGACCTTAAGCAGATTCCCATCCTGGACGATAGCGGTCGCGTCGTCTCAATGGAAATGATCAATGACCTGATCAGGACGGACGAACGGGGAAACTGGGTACTGTTGATGGCTGGCGGCATGGGGAAGAGGCTGAATCCGTTAACCAATGACTGCCCAAAGCCGCTTCTCAAGGTGGGAGACAAGCCGATCCTGGAGACTATAATTCAGAACTTCGTTTATCACGGCTTCATGCGGTTCTATATATCGGTAAACTATAAGGCGGAAATGATCGAGGAATACTTTGGCGATGGGGCGCAGTGGGGCGTAGAGATCCGGTACCTTAGGGAGAAAGAACCCCTCGGCACCGCTGGCGCATTGAGCCTCATCACTGAGCCGCCAGGCGAGCCTCTGTTGGTTATGAATGGCGATCTGTTGACCAAGGTTAACTTTGGCCATCTTCTCGATTTCCACAAACAACACCGAGCCTGTGCCACGATGTGTGTACGGGAGTACAAGCTGCAGGTGCCTTACGGTGTTGTCCAAATGGATAAGCACCGACTGAAGGGGATAATTGAAAAACCGGTCCAACAGTTTTTTGTCAGCGCCGGTGTTTATGTTTTGGACCCAGTTGTATTGAAACATATCCCGAAAAGTACCCTAATAGACATGCCGGCTTTATTTGAACGTTTAATAAGCAAGGAACTTGAAACTGCGGTTTTCCCTGTACGTGAATACTGGCTCGATATCGGGCGTATCGGAGACTTCGAACGGGCCAACGGCGAATTTGCCGAGGTGTTTCGATGA
- a CDS encoding acylneuraminate cytidylyltransferase family protein has protein sequence MIRLCTICARGGSKGVKNKNIRYLLGRPLIAHTILQAKATNLFAEIAVSSDSDEILAIARQWGVDYLIKRPDELATDTAAKIPVIQHCVVETERLTQKAYDTIVDLDATSPLRLPEDIVAAVNLLEKKNVSNVITGMPARRSPYFNLVELDECGVARLAKKLDRSVTRRQDAPKCYDMNASIYVWKRGALLTKAAIFNDDTQLYVMPEERSIDIDSELDFAFVEFLAHKGRQP, from the coding sequence ATGATTAGACTTTGTACCATCTGTGCCAGGGGCGGCTCAAAAGGCGTAAAAAACAAAAATATCCGTTACCTGTTGGGACGGCCGCTGATCGCCCACACAATCCTGCAGGCCAAGGCAACCAACCTCTTCGCCGAGATAGCGGTCAGCAGTGATTCCGACGAGATCCTTGCCATTGCCCGACAATGGGGAGTAGATTACCTTATCAAACGGCCGGACGAATTGGCCACCGATACCGCCGCAAAAATTCCGGTCATTCAGCACTGCGTGGTGGAGACCGAGCGCTTGACCCAAAAGGCATATGACACCATCGTCGACCTTGATGCGACGTCTCCCCTACGGTTACCGGAGGATATAGTCGCTGCCGTCAATTTGCTCGAGAAAAAGAACGTCTCGAATGTGATAACCGGTATGCCGGCGAGACGTTCGCCCTACTTCAACCTGGTCGAGCTGGACGAGTGCGGCGTTGCCCGCCTTGCGAAGAAACTCGACAGATCGGTGACGAGGCGACAGGATGCGCCGAAGTGTTATGACATGAATGCCTCGATATATGTCTGGAAGCGCGGCGCCTTGCTAACCAAAGCCGCGATTTTCAATGACGACACCCAGCTATATGTAATGCCTGAGGAGCGTTCGATAGATATAGATTCGGAGCTTGATTTCGCGTTCGTCGAGTTCTTGGCCCATAAGGGGAGACAGCCATGA
- a CDS encoding SDR family oxidoreductase → MNKLDFPMLFSLKDKNAIVTGGLGILGKRFCAGLAAYGANVAVVDLDEKLASAYARQLTEEYNVKTVGVGCDISSPASVAQMVQEVVSGLGAITILHNNAASKSDNLEAFFAPFEDYSLDEWRKIMAVNIDGMFLVAQAVGKHMVKSGRGGSIIQTASIYGVLAPDNRIYEGSLYLGKQINTPAVYSASKAAVIGLTRYLATYWADKGIRVNSITPGGVESGQNEEFKRRYSARIPLGRMAKADEMVGTLLYLASDASSYITGQNILVDGGLSAW, encoded by the coding sequence ATGAATAAACTAGATTTTCCTATGCTTTTCAGCCTCAAAGACAAAAACGCCATTGTGACCGGTGGTCTAGGCATTTTAGGCAAGCGTTTTTGCGCCGGCTTGGCCGCCTATGGAGCCAATGTGGCCGTAGTTGACCTCGACGAAAAACTAGCTTCCGCCTACGCCCGGCAACTCACGGAAGAATATAACGTGAAAACGGTCGGAGTCGGTTGCGACATATCCTCCCCCGCGTCTGTGGCTCAGATGGTGCAAGAGGTAGTTAGTGGCCTCGGAGCGATAACTATCCTTCATAACAATGCCGCTAGCAAGTCGGATAATCTTGAAGCCTTCTTTGCTCCCTTCGAAGATTATAGTTTGGACGAATGGCGAAAGATTATGGCGGTCAATATCGACGGCATGTTTCTTGTAGCCCAGGCAGTAGGCAAACACATGGTGAAGAGCGGCCGAGGTGGCAGCATCATCCAGACTGCTTCGATATACGGAGTCCTCGCTCCCGACAACAGGATCTACGAAGGCTCGCTTTATCTCGGCAAGCAGATAAACACTCCTGCCGTTTATAGCGCATCGAAGGCGGCGGTTATAGGTCTTACCAGGTATTTAGCCACGTATTGGGCCGACAAGGGGATCAGAGTAAATTCGATTACTCCTGGAGGGGTCGAAAGCGGCCAGAATGAAGAATTCAAACGTCGCTATTCAGCCCGGATACCTCTAGGCAGAATGGCCAAGGCCGATGAAATGGTTGGTACACTGTTGTATCTGGCCTCCGACGCATCGAGTTATATTACCGGTCAGAATATCCTTGTTGATGGGGGATTAAGTGCGTGGTAG
- a CDS encoding acyltransferase family protein, with amino-acid sequence MSPKCNFVLPANCSAALDFIRAVSAQMVLVGHAISYFGIFNFLQPPILPYMQNVAVLLFFLLSGLLISYSVFTKLDNYPGYRFAEYFIDRFSRIYTSYLPSILFVLLLDFIYICLAGSNYGFATAFSVQTFIGNLFMLQDYPVGRYISLLHVTSFGSARPFWSLAVEWWIYLWFGWFVYNYYKKEQNRNNWYVHLIFIFFCIVPIWNMVFGRGNGLTFVWLMGSGVCLILAKVSITSFRPKLSFILSAAFLTLATIRVVRTKIEYDVLFAGLLGLFLLFLLIGLHNSTFSFGKTFDRRVRFVANYSFTLYLTHYSILDFAHYLTNGIYSPYLIFVLSFLICNFVAAFIAYFSEFRHKYVASRLKQLLPRLSNT; translated from the coding sequence ATGAGCCCAAAATGCAATTTCGTTCTACCTGCTAACTGTTCGGCCGCCTTAGATTTTATCCGTGCCGTTTCCGCCCAGATGGTCTTGGTTGGACACGCCATCAGTTACTTTGGCATATTCAATTTCCTCCAGCCGCCCATCTTGCCTTACATGCAAAATGTCGCAGTATTGCTGTTTTTTCTCTTATCGGGGCTGCTTATATCCTATTCGGTTTTCACTAAACTGGATAACTACCCTGGCTACCGTTTCGCGGAGTATTTTATCGACCGCTTTTCACGGATTTATACGAGTTATCTGCCCTCAATCCTCTTTGTCCTGCTGCTCGACTTCATCTATATCTGTCTCGCCGGCTCGAACTACGGATTCGCAACCGCCTTTAGCGTCCAAACATTTATCGGCAACCTGTTCATGCTCCAGGATTATCCGGTAGGTCGTTATATCTCCCTGCTACACGTCACCTCTTTCGGTTCTGCGAGACCGTTCTGGTCTTTGGCAGTTGAGTGGTGGATATATCTATGGTTTGGTTGGTTTGTTTACAACTACTACAAGAAGGAACAGAATAGGAATAACTGGTATGTGCACTTAATATTCATCTTTTTTTGCATAGTGCCGATCTGGAATATGGTTTTCGGCCGGGGGAACGGGCTTACCTTTGTCTGGCTTATGGGCTCGGGGGTCTGCCTTATTCTGGCCAAAGTGTCGATAACGTCCTTTAGGCCAAAATTGTCTTTTATTCTCTCCGCCGCCTTTTTAACCTTAGCCACAATCAGAGTGGTTAGGACGAAAATTGAATACGACGTTCTATTCGCCGGCCTTCTTGGCTTATTTTTGCTCTTTCTGTTAATCGGATTACACAACAGTACATTCAGTTTTGGCAAAACCTTTGATAGAAGAGTAAGGTTTGTTGCAAACTACTCCTTCACTTTGTATTTGACTCACTACAGTATACTGGATTTTGCACATTATCTGACTAACGGTATATACTCGCCATATCTTATATTTGTTCTATCATTTTTAATCTGTAATTTCGTTGCGGCATTCATAGCATATTTTTCGGAGTTTCGTCACAAATACGTTGCATCTCGATTAAAGCAACTATTGCCTAGGCTAAGTAATACGTAA
- a CDS encoding N-acetyl sugar amidotransferase, translated as MNIYKAQYDLDLSKFQDSEESLETKYGLPAQVKFCKKCVISNQRPNSSVEYKHTKDSTKQTINFDEEGVCDACRLAEKKKKTIDWTLREKELKELCDKHRKNDGSYDCVVPGSGGKDSFYAAHMLKYKYGMHPLTVTWAPHIYTTWGWHNFQAWIGAGFDNFLCTPNAKTHRLLTRLAVENLFHPFQAFMFGQKALAPKMALLHNIPLVFFGENEAEYGNPISDTETAKRDWKYFTSEDRTQIYLGGVSLDSLEKDFGVDSVEFAPYMPANPEDIQKKKVEVHYLGYYLKWHPQECYYYAVEHGGFQASPERTPGTYSKYNSIDDRIDDFHYYTTHIKFGIGRATYDAAQEIRNEEITREEGVALVKKFDGEFPERFADEIFRYLSITEKEFPIAHRMFEQPIMDRDYFMALADQFRSPHLWKRENDTWKLRHTVYE; from the coding sequence ATGAACATCTACAAGGCACAATACGATTTGGATTTGAGCAAATTTCAAGATTCAGAGGAAAGTCTGGAAACAAAGTATGGCTTACCCGCACAGGTTAAGTTTTGCAAGAAGTGCGTTATTTCTAATCAAAGACCTAACTCAAGTGTAGAGTATAAGCACACAAAAGATTCTACTAAGCAGACGATAAACTTTGACGAAGAGGGTGTCTGTGACGCCTGCCGTCTGGCGGAAAAGAAGAAAAAAACAATCGACTGGACGTTGCGGGAAAAAGAACTGAAGGAGCTGTGCGATAAACACAGGAAAAATGACGGTTCATACGATTGTGTTGTTCCAGGATCTGGTGGAAAGGACAGCTTTTACGCCGCCCATATGCTTAAATACAAATATGGCATGCACCCATTGACAGTCACCTGGGCCCCACATATTTACACCACCTGGGGCTGGCACAACTTCCAGGCATGGATTGGCGCAGGCTTCGACAACTTCCTCTGCACCCCCAACGCTAAAACCCACCGCTTGCTCACCAGACTGGCTGTCGAAAACCTCTTCCATCCTTTCCAAGCATTTATGTTCGGGCAAAAGGCGTTAGCGCCCAAGATGGCTTTGTTGCATAATATCCCCCTGGTGTTTTTCGGCGAAAACGAGGCTGAGTACGGTAATCCAATCTCCGACACGGAAACTGCCAAACGGGACTGGAAGTATTTCACAAGCGAAGACAGGACTCAAATTTATCTGGGCGGCGTTTCCTTGGACTCTCTTGAAAAAGATTTCGGCGTCGACTCAGTCGAGTTCGCCCCCTATATGCCTGCCAATCCCGAGGATATCCAAAAGAAAAAGGTCGAGGTTCATTATCTAGGCTATTATTTAAAATGGCATCCCCAGGAGTGCTACTACTACGCCGTTGAACACGGTGGGTTTCAGGCCTCGCCGGAGAGAACCCCCGGCACATACAGCAAATACAATAGCATCGACGACCGGATCGACGACTTCCACTACTACACCACCCATATAAAGTTCGGCATCGGGCGGGCCACCTACGATGCAGCCCAAGAAATCCGCAACGAGGAAATCACCCGAGAGGAAGGCGTCGCCCTGGTCAAGAAATTCGATGGCGAATTCCCAGAGCGATTTGCCGACGAGATATTTCGCTACCTGAGCATCACCGAGAAAGAATTTCCCATTGCCCACAGGATGTTCGAGCAGCCTATAATGGATAGGGACTACTTCATGGCCCTCGCCGACCAATTCCGCTCGCCACACCTGTGGAAGCGAGAAAATGATACGTGGAAGTTACGCCATACCGTATACGAATAA